From Kogia breviceps isolate mKogBre1 chromosome 2, mKogBre1 haplotype 1, whole genome shotgun sequence, one genomic window encodes:
- the PYROXD2 gene encoding pyridine nucleotide-disulfide oxidoreductase domain-containing protein 2, which translates to MAACGRGLHRAVGASPCPAWRQAHSDTRGRLKPEYDAVVIGAGHNGLVAAAYLQRLGVNTAVFERRHVIGGAAVTEEIIPGFKFSRAAYLLSLLRPQIYTELELKKHGLRLHLRNPHSFTPMLEEGTAGKVPRSLLLGTDMAENQKQITQFSRKDAQAFPKYEAFVNRLALAIDPLLDAAPVDMEAFQRGSLLQRLKSLSTLKPLLQAGRILGAQLPQYYQVLTAPAAKVLDQWFESEPLKATLATDAVIGAMTSPYIPGSGYVLLHHVMGGLEGMRGAWGYVQGGMGALSDAIASSATAHGASIFTEKTVAKVQVSSGGRVQGVVLQDGSEVRSKVVLSSASPQITFLKLTPQEWLPEEFVERISQLDTQSPVTKINVAVDRLPDFLAAPNAPRGQPLPHHQCSIHLNCEDTLLLHRAFEDAMDGLPSHRPMIELCIPSSLDPTLAPPGCHVISLFTQYTPYTLAAGKAWDEQERNAYADRVCDCIEAYAPGFKGSVVGRDILTPPDLERVFGLPGGNIFHCTMALDQLYFARPVPLHSSYRCPLRGLYLCGSGAHPGGGVMGAAGRNAAHVVFRDLRSM; encoded by the exons ATGGCTGCATGTGGCCGAGGGCTCCATAGGGCCGTGGGTGCCTCTCCCTGCCCCGCTTGGAGACAAGCTCACTCTGACACCAGGGGACGTCTGAAGCCGGAGTACGATGCAGTGGTAATAGGAGCAG GACACAACGGGCTGGTGGCT GCAGCATACCTGCAGAGACTGGGGGTGAACACGGCAGTCTTCGAGAGACGCCACGTGATCGGGGGTGCAGCTGTCACAGAGGAAATAATCCCAG GGTTTAAGTTCTCCCGAGCAGCCTACCTCCTCAGCCTGCTACGACCGCAGATTTACACTGAACTGGAGCTGAAG AAACACGGGCTGAGGCTTCATCTTCGAAACCCCCACTCATTCACACCTATGCTGGAAGAGGGCACAGCGGGCAAGGTGCCCAGGTCCCTTCTGCTGGGCACAGACATGGCAGAAAACCAGAAGCAGATCACCCAGTTCTCACGGAAGGATGCCCAG GCCTTTCCCAAATATGAGGCCTTCGTGAATCGCTTGGCGTTAGCCATTGACCCTCTGCTGGACGCAGCCCCGGTGGACATGGAGGCCTTCCAGCGGGGCTCCCTGCTGCAGAGGCTCAAGTCGCTCTCCACCCTCAAGCCCCTGTTGCAGGCGG GTCGTATCCTGGGAGCCCAGCTGCCCCAGTATTACCAGGTCCTCACAGCTCCAGCTGCCAAG GTGCTGGATCAGTGGTTTGAGTCTGAGCCTCTAAAAGCTACTCTAGCAACGGATGCTGTGATTGGAGCCATGACAAGTCCCTACATTCCAGGGAGTGG GTATGTGTTACTCCATCACGTGATGGGGGGTCTGGAGGGGATGCGGGGGGCCTGGGGCTACGTCCAGGGTGGCATGGGTGCCCTCTCCGACGCCATCGCAAGCTCAGCCACCGCACACGGAGCAAGTATCTTCACTGAAAAG ACAGTGGCTAAGGTGCAGGTGAGCAGTGGTGGGCGCGTTCAAGGAGTCGTGCTGCAAGACGGCTCGGAGGTAAGGAGCAAAGTGGTGCTGTCCAGCGCGTCGCCGCAGATCACCTTCCTGAAGCTGACGCCACAg GAGTGGCTTCCTGAGGAGTTCGTGGAGAGAATCTCCCAGCTGGACACCCAGTCGCCTGTTACCAAGATCAATG TGGCTGTCGACAGGCTGCCTGACTTCCTGGCAGCCCCCAATGCTCCCAGGGGCCAGCCGCTGCCCCATCACCAGTGCTCCATCCACCTCAACTGTGAGGACACCCTCCTTCTCCATCGGGCTTTTGAAGACGCCATGGATGGCCTGCCTTCCCACAG ACCTATGATCGAGCTCTGCATCCCTTCCTCGCTGGACCCCACGCTGGCTCCCCCCGGCTGCCACGTCATCTCCCTCTTCACTCAGTACACGCCCTACACACTGGCTGCAGGCAAGGCCTGGGACGAGCAGGAGAGAAACGCTTATGCAGACAGAG TGTGTGATTGCATTGAGGCCTACGCCCCTGGCTTCAAGGGCTCCGTGGTGGGCAGAGACATCCTCACACCCCCTGACTTGGAGAGAGTCTTTGGGCTTCCTGGGGGG AATATATTCCACTGCACCATGGCCCTGGACCAGCTGTACTTCGCCCGCCCTGTGCCCCTGCACTCCAGCTACCGCTGCCCTCTCCGGGGCCTGTATCTCTGCGGAAGTGGGGCCCATCCTG GAGGAGGTGTCATGGGAGCCGCTGGACGCAATGCAGCTCACGTGGTCTTTAGGGACCTCAGGAGCATGTGA